Within Leptospira sp. WS39.C2, the genomic segment GAATTCTCAGAGCACACAGTCAGTTATTTGCCAGGAGATTTACTCGTATTGTATACAGATGGTGTCACAGAAGCTATGAATCTAAAAGAAGAACTCTTTTCAGAAGAAAGACTTGAATCCGTGATTTTATCCCACATCAATGATCCTCCAGAAGTGATCAGGCAAGCAATCCTACAAAAAGTAAGTGAATTTGTAGGAGAAGCAGAACCACATGATGACCTTTCTCTCTTTATCATCCGTCTAAACTAAGGATAAGGAGATTATATGAAACGCATTCTATATGCAATGGCAGTGTTTCTTCGTTTGGACAAACTGCACAAAGCGATGTTAGATGCTGTCATCGAAACAAGAGTCAAAAACGCACTGCAAACATCTGACAAATTACGCAAAGAACAAGACAAAATGCGTGAAAAAGAATTCCGCAAACAAATGGAAGACCTTCAAAACAACCACAACAGTAGTTTTGAAAATTATAAATTGGAAACGGAAAACTTAATCCGTATCTTCAAAAACCAAATCCTTGTCGAAAAAAAAGAAGTATTAAAAGAACGCGAAGTGGTAAAGGAAATGCAAAGGCAAGCCATGATCCGCGAAAACAGATTCCAACATTATATCTTACGATTCAAAGAAATTCTCTTTGTGAACAAAAAGGTTGTGGAATCCATCCAAAGTTTGGTGAAAGTAGAATCTAACATCGAAGATCTGTTATACGAGATTGACAATTACGATGAAAGTAAATTCATCAAAAAACCAGAAATGATTTTGGATACCGAGTTCCTAAAAGAACTCCACAAAAAAGAAGAAGAGATCAGAGACAATATCCTCAAGTTCCAAAAAAAAGTCGAGAACAGCTGAAGTTTAACCTTCAGCCCTTCGCCTTCATCGAATTCGGTTGGCCCGTGGAAGCAAGCAGAGCTCGCCACAACGTACTCCTTTCTGGTCGTAACACTTTTCTTTCTGCAATCGCAAGAGAGATCGGCATGACGGTAAAAACATTGTTCCAAATCCCTACAACACAACCCGTCCTTCCTGCGAAAGCCGCATGGACTGCGTTTTGTGCAAGGAACCCACAAAACACGGAATCTTCTGCATTGGCAGGGACGGAACGTATGATGTAACTTGGATCGATGTATTTAAGGTTGAGTGCCACACCTTCTTTTTTAAAGTATTCCGTAATTTTATCTTTGATAAAAACACCAACGTCCGCGAGTTTTTTGTTACCCGATTGGTCTTTTTCTCCCTTATCTTCGAAGTACTTTTGCCCTGCTCCTTCCGCAATGATGACAACCGCATGCCCCCTTCTTTTGACTCTATCTTTTAGGACGGGTAAAAATGCCCCTTCTCCTTCTAAATCAAAATCGAGTTCTGGGATGAGGACAAAGTTTACATTTTTGGAAGCTAGTGCTGAATTCACAGCGATGAATCCGGAGTGGCGGCCCATCAGTTTCACAAGACCAATTCCATTTGGTGCGCCTTTTGCTTCTTCGTGCGCACAATTGACTGCCTCCACCGCCTTACTAAACGCAGTCGAGAACCCGAATGTTTTTTGGACATAATTGATATCATTGTCAATGGTTTTCGGAATCCCAACGATGGCGATGTCTTCTTTTCGTTTTTTCACTTCTTCTTGGATGGCCTGGGCACCTCGTAAGGTCCCGTCCCCTCCAATACAAAACAACATCTTCACACCGTATAAAAATAAAGTATCGACCATCTCTTCGATCTTCTGATTGCCTCTGGATGATCCAAGGATGGAACCACCAAAATTCATAATGTGGGCTACTTTATCAGGAGTGAGTTCAATGGGTCTATGGCCAAATTTTTTAACCAAACCTTCATACCCAAAGGGAAAACCAAGGATCCTTGGTACTTTGTATCGATAGTGTAACTCCATAACAAGGGCACGGATCACATCGTTGATGCCTGGGCAAAGCCCTCCACAAGTAACAATCCCGGCAGTGACTTCTTCTGGTCGAAAGTAGATCTTTTCTTTTGGGCCTGCTTGTTCAAAAAATACAGGGCTTGTATCGATGGTTTTTTTAGCATCTTCTGATCCAGAAAAGATGGTTTGGAAGAGCACCACAGAATTGTCTTCTGTCCAATAGTCATACCCTGCTGGGTTTGGGAACGTACATGGTCCAAATTGTTCTACTTTTGTATCGTTTTCATTCATCGGTCTCACTTATAACAAAAAAAGACAGAGAAGAAAGCAAATTTCATTGCCAAACAAAGGAAAATCAGGCAGAAATGCTTTTAGATGCTAAAAAAACTAACCTTCATCTCCTTTCTCGTTACATTGACGAGCCTTAGCATTCTAGCACAGGGACTTCCGTTTTTTTCTAGTTATTCCTTTTCAGACCCTCGTTCGTCCCTCTTCCAAGTTGGCAATTCACATAACGGAAATTTGGCGATCCTTATCCCTTTTCGGTTCCCAAAAGAATTAGAACTTGGGTCCAATTTTATTTTTTCGAAATCAAATGATCCCATGGCAGGGATTCAAATTTTTTCTCCCGTGATCCCTTTTGCAGCGATAAACCCTTACCGTAACCCCGAGGGAAATTTTGATGTCCGACCAGAACGTTCCAATGCAGCACTGCTTTCTTACCAACCGAACGTGACTTATGTATATTACCGCAATGGTTTCACTCTTGATTTAGGGCTCAGTATGGGAATGTCACTCAACCAAGGTTCGAGTGGGTATGTAGACGTTGCAGAATCGAAAGTTCGGATCAAATACCGACTCAATCGCAATTTGTTTTCTTTTATCAAAAATTCTAGGTGGGAACTGTTTTTACAACTTTCCGAATTACACCGTTTTGATGCTTCCGAATATTCCAATCGTTTTAACTCATCCATCCGTGCCCAAGAACCTTCCCGCACAAACTTCGTTGGAAGGCAAGTTTACGTCACACCAGGGATTAGTATTTCCAATAGTAATCTTACGTTTGAAGGGATGGTGCGAGTTCCGATCAATGCCAGAGAAGCAGGTCGCACACTCGACGAACTTTGGGCACCTGAGATCCAAGGAAACTTAGGACTTAAGTACTACATGCCCGTAACCCAATCTCGT encodes:
- a CDS encoding ATP-dependent 6-phosphofructokinase; amino-acid sequence: MNENDTKVEQFGPCTFPNPAGYDYWTEDNSVVLFQTIFSGSEDAKKTIDTSPVFFEQAGPKEKIYFRPEEVTAGIVTCGGLCPGINDVIRALVMELHYRYKVPRILGFPFGYEGLVKKFGHRPIELTPDKVAHIMNFGGSILGSSRGNQKIEEMVDTLFLYGVKMLFCIGGDGTLRGAQAIQEEVKKRKEDIAIVGIPKTIDNDINYVQKTFGFSTAFSKAVEAVNCAHEEAKGAPNGIGLVKLMGRHSGFIAVNSALASKNVNFVLIPELDFDLEGEGAFLPVLKDRVKRRGHAVVIIAEGAGQKYFEDKGEKDQSGNKKLADVGVFIKDKITEYFKKEGVALNLKYIDPSYIIRSVPANAEDSVFCGFLAQNAVHAAFAGRTGCVVGIWNNVFTVMPISLAIAERKVLRPERSTLWRALLASTGQPNSMKAKG